The following coding sequences lie in one Sinorhizobium fredii USDA 257 genomic window:
- a CDS encoding efflux RND transporter periplasmic adaptor subunit: MRFLKQLAISLVVLVVGGVVWVRFVPGAGETLGAIGVSHPLIDALSGSQGGEGAAGQRNGGRGEGGRGGFSDGALVVVRPAESAIVNDRLNAIGNGEAIRSVTVTPASTGNLTEILVKSGDRIEEGQIIARLDNDEQMIAAEQARLTRDSAREKVERYRNLGTARAVTAVEVRDAEIAMQAAELALRTAELDLKRRDIVAPSKGIVGIITINVGDYVTTSTPIAVVDDRSQILVDFWVPERFASKISVGQPVTANAVAQPGRQLDGAIHAIDNRLDQASRTLRVRARLENPDDMLRAGMSFSVMMAFDGDRYPTVDPLAVQWSSEGSYIWRVNGDKSERVPIKIIQRNPDRVLVEAQVAEGDRIVTEGVQRLRDGGAVRIAGEARSEREQKVAEDTQ, from the coding sequence ATGCGCTTTTTGAAGCAACTGGCGATCAGCCTCGTCGTTCTCGTCGTCGGGGGCGTCGTCTGGGTGCGCTTTGTACCCGGAGCGGGAGAAACTCTGGGGGCGATCGGTGTTTCGCATCCGCTGATCGATGCGCTTTCGGGATCGCAAGGGGGGGAAGGCGCCGCAGGACAGCGCAATGGCGGGCGCGGAGAAGGTGGGCGCGGCGGCTTCTCGGACGGGGCGCTCGTGGTCGTGAGGCCGGCGGAAAGCGCGATCGTCAACGACCGCCTGAACGCCATCGGCAACGGCGAAGCCATCCGTTCGGTTACGGTGACGCCTGCTTCGACGGGCAATCTCACGGAAATCCTGGTAAAATCCGGCGACCGGATCGAGGAAGGCCAGATCATCGCGCGGCTTGACAACGACGAGCAGATGATTGCCGCCGAGCAGGCCAGGCTGACGCGTGACAGCGCCCGGGAAAAGGTCGAGCGCTATCGCAATCTCGGAACGGCGCGCGCGGTGACTGCGGTCGAGGTCCGCGACGCGGAGATCGCCATGCAGGCGGCCGAACTGGCGCTCAGGACGGCAGAACTGGATCTCAAGCGGCGCGACATCGTCGCGCCTTCAAAGGGCATCGTCGGCATCATCACCATCAATGTCGGCGACTACGTCACCACATCGACGCCGATCGCAGTCGTTGACGACCGATCGCAGATCCTTGTCGACTTCTGGGTGCCGGAACGCTTTGCCAGCAAGATTTCCGTCGGGCAGCCCGTCACGGCGAATGCAGTGGCGCAGCCCGGGCGGCAGTTGGACGGCGCCATCCATGCGATCGACAACCGTCTCGATCAGGCGAGTAGGACGCTCAGGGTGCGAGCGCGGCTGGAGAATCCGGACGACATGCTGCGCGCCGGCATGTCCTTTTCCGTCATGATGGCCTTTGACGGCGATCGTTACCCGACCGTCGATCCGCTGGCAGTCCAGTGGAGTTCGGAAGGGTCCTATATCTGGCGCGTCAATGGCGACAAGAGCGAACGGGTGCCGATCAAAATCATCCAGCGCAATCCCGACAGGGTACTCGTAGAGGCGCAAGTCGCCGAGGGCGACCGTATCGTGACGGAGGGTGTGCAGCGGCTGCGCGATGGCGGCGCGGTCCGCATCGCCGGTGAAGCGAGGTCCGAGCGCGAGCAGAAGGTGGCGGAGGACACGCAATGA
- a CDS encoding aspartate/glutamate racemase family protein yields the protein MRILVINPNTTASMTDKIGTAAQAAASPATEIVAVNPEDGPPSIEGYFDEIFVVPGIIAEMAKAGPVDAYVIACFDDTGLDAARCATEAPVIGIGEAAFHLATLVAGKFSVVTTLARSVPAIEHNLSKYGLAARCAKVRASDVAVLDLELPGSDARHKISAEIARAVVEDKAEAIVLGCAGMADLAHALSIEHGVPVLDGVACAVRLAETVSALGLRTSKIGGYAEPRAKQFSGRYAPWSPPIGKKSVGAP from the coding sequence ATGCGCATTCTCGTTATAAACCCAAACACCACCGCTTCAATGACCGACAAGATCGGCACAGCGGCGCAGGCTGCGGCCTCGCCGGCAACTGAGATCGTGGCGGTGAACCCCGAGGACGGCCCCCCGAGCATCGAGGGTTATTTCGACGAGATCTTCGTCGTGCCCGGCATCATCGCCGAAATGGCAAAGGCGGGCCCAGTCGATGCCTATGTGATCGCCTGTTTCGACGACACGGGGCTCGACGCGGCGCGCTGCGCCACGGAAGCGCCGGTGATCGGCATCGGGGAGGCGGCCTTCCACCTCGCCACGCTGGTTGCGGGCAAGTTCAGCGTCGTCACGACGCTCGCGCGCTCGGTGCCGGCGATCGAGCACAACCTGTCGAAATATGGACTCGCCGCGCGCTGTGCCAAAGTCCGCGCGTCGGACGTGGCCGTTCTGGATCTCGAGTTGCCGGGCTCGGACGCGCGCCACAAGATTTCCGCCGAAATCGCGCGCGCCGTCGTCGAGGACAAGGCGGAGGCAATCGTCCTTGGTTGCGCGGGAATGGCAGATCTCGCTCACGCTCTCTCGATCGAGCATGGAGTACCGGTGCTCGACGGGGTGGCCTGCGCCGTCAGGCTGGCGGAGACGGTATCGGCGCTCGGGCTCAGGACATCGAAGATCGGCGGCTATGCCGAACCGCGCGCGAAACAATTTTCCGGACGTTACGCGCCATGGTCTCCGCCGATAGGAAAGAAATCGGTCGGCGCCCCGTAG
- a CDS encoding GntR family transcriptional regulator, with product MLTTLRPERDHKKPAARWSPIYHGLRDAIVSHRLAPGTKLPEDELASIYSVSRTVIRAALQALAHDWLVRLEPNRGAFVAQPSPKEAREVFEARALIEPRVAALAAQVARTEDVTLLRGHLEREHAALDAGRDSDAIMLSAMFHVGVAEIADQSVLTGFVRDLVSHSSLIIALYWRRRDTTCESHAHHALVDAIEAGDSDTAAQLMKDHLHDLLSGLDLNRTGRKPENLADILS from the coding sequence ATGTTGACAACACTCAGGCCCGAAAGAGATCACAAGAAACCGGCGGCGCGCTGGTCACCGATCTATCACGGTCTGCGGGATGCAATCGTCAGCCATCGACTGGCACCAGGCACGAAATTGCCGGAGGATGAACTCGCCTCGATCTATTCGGTAAGCCGCACTGTCATCCGCGCCGCGCTTCAGGCCCTTGCCCACGACTGGCTGGTGCGCCTGGAGCCAAATCGGGGTGCCTTCGTCGCGCAGCCGTCGCCAAAGGAGGCACGCGAAGTATTCGAGGCCCGTGCGCTGATCGAGCCCCGAGTAGCCGCACTCGCCGCCCAGGTTGCCAGGACCGAGGACGTGACTCTACTCCGCGGCCATCTCGAAAGGGAGCATGCGGCGCTAGACGCCGGCCGCGACAGCGACGCCATCATGCTGTCGGCCATGTTCCACGTCGGAGTTGCCGAAATCGCCGATCAATCCGTCCTGACCGGTTTCGTGCGCGATCTCGTGTCCCACTCCTCACTGATCATCGCTCTTTATTGGCGGCGTAGGGACACGACCTGCGAGAGCCACGCACATCATGCCCTTGTCGACGCCATCGAGGCCGGCGATTCCGACACGGCCGCCCAACTGATGAAGGATCACCTGCACGACCTGCTCTCCGGCCTCGATCTCAATCGCACGGGCCGAAAACCGGAGAATCTCGCTGACATCCTGAGCTGA
- a CDS encoding ABC transporter ATP-binding protein encodes MPDILEILALTKRFGGLVAVNDVSFSVREGEILSVIGPNGAGKSTLFKLISSFLKPTDGEVRFKGERISGLAPHITARKGVVRTFQETTIFKNMTVRDNVVTAHHLRSRASLAGFYFASAAARTDLEAFGSSADEILSFLGLAPMGGEIASTLPHGHLRALGIAIALATNPSVILLDEPFAGMNHDETRRAVEIVRKLRERGITVLLVEHDMPAVMNISDRIVVLNFGQKIAEGTPAEIQQNPKVIEAYLGAEDESIGM; translated from the coding sequence ATGCCGGATATCCTGGAAATCCTTGCGCTCACCAAGCGTTTCGGCGGCCTTGTCGCGGTAAACGACGTCTCCTTCTCTGTCCGCGAAGGCGAGATCCTCTCGGTCATCGGGCCGAACGGCGCCGGCAAGTCGACCTTGTTCAAGCTGATCTCGTCCTTCCTCAAGCCCACCGACGGCGAGGTGCGCTTCAAGGGAGAGCGCATATCCGGATTGGCGCCGCACATCACCGCTCGCAAGGGCGTGGTGAGGACCTTCCAGGAAACCACGATCTTCAAGAACATGACCGTGCGAGACAACGTCGTGACGGCCCATCATCTGCGCTCACGCGCCAGCCTTGCGGGCTTCTACTTCGCCAGTGCTGCCGCGCGCACCGACCTTGAGGCGTTCGGTTCGTCGGCGGACGAAATCCTCTCCTTCCTCGGCCTTGCGCCAATGGGCGGCGAGATCGCCAGTACCCTACCGCATGGCCATCTGCGCGCGCTCGGCATCGCGATCGCGCTCGCTACCAATCCTTCCGTCATCCTCCTCGACGAACCTTTTGCCGGGATGAACCACGATGAGACCCGGCGTGCGGTCGAGATCGTGCGCAAACTCCGTGAACGCGGCATCACGGTGCTCCTGGTCGAGCACGATATGCCGGCCGTCATGAATATTTCCGACCGTATCGTGGTGCTCAACTTCGGCCAAAAGATCGCCGAGGGCACGCCGGCCGAAATCCAGCAGAACCCTAAGGTGATCGAGGCCTATCTCGGTGCCGAAGACGAATCGATCGGAATGTAA
- a CDS encoding ABC transporter ATP-binding protein translates to MEPLLKFDGVELYYDHVYALKGVSIEVHEGETVALIGANGAGKSSILRAITGLRKIRKGEIRYHGKRIDGVAPDEIVRMGISMVPEARRVFPFMTVRDNLLMGAFTRSDKAEIQRSVDMVLARFPRLKERYSQQAGTMSGGEQQMLVIGRALMARPRLLLLDEPSLGVAPKLVQDIARSIVAINRDEKVSVLLVEQNSRMALRISQRAYALTTGKVALSGKSAELLSDERVRHLYLGGEF, encoded by the coding sequence ATGGAACCGCTGCTCAAATTCGATGGCGTCGAGCTCTATTACGACCACGTCTATGCGCTGAAGGGCGTCTCCATTGAGGTCCATGAGGGCGAGACCGTCGCGCTGATCGGCGCCAACGGCGCGGGCAAGTCGTCCATCCTGCGCGCCATCACCGGCCTGCGGAAAATCCGCAAGGGCGAGATCCGCTACCACGGCAAACGCATCGACGGGGTCGCCCCTGACGAGATCGTTCGGATGGGCATCTCCATGGTGCCCGAGGCCCGCCGTGTCTTTCCTTTCATGACCGTGCGCGACAATCTGCTGATGGGCGCGTTCACCCGCAGCGATAAGGCCGAGATTCAGCGGAGCGTCGATATGGTGCTGGCGCGCTTCCCGCGTCTCAAGGAGCGATATTCGCAGCAGGCCGGGACGATGAGCGGTGGCGAACAGCAGATGCTCGTCATTGGCCGGGCGCTGATGGCGCGCCCGCGTCTACTGCTGCTCGACGAGCCGTCACTCGGCGTCGCCCCTAAGCTGGTTCAGGACATTGCCCGTTCGATCGTGGCGATCAATCGCGACGAAAAGGTCAGCGTCCTGCTTGTCGAACAGAACTCGCGCATGGCTCTGCGCATTTCGCAGCGCGCCTACGCACTGACGACCGGCAAGGTGGCGCTCAGCGGTAAGTCGGCCGAGTTGCTGAGCGACGAACGGGTCAGGCATCTTTATCTCGGCGGCGAATTCTAG
- a CDS encoding cyclase family protein — MCDACVIESVKQQMLSRRGFFRATAVGTAGVAAAGMGIAPSALAAGHASLTDLTHEEFPTFFGQQQFFREQKFNYAEHTFNLFELRLNEHTGTHVDAPLHFSVDGLSVAELPVEKLVVPLCVVDIREKAAADPDAQVTPDDIKAWIATNGDIPENACVAMLSGWSAHVSTDKFRNPDSEGKLHFPGFHVETAKFLLEETKAAGIAVDTLSLDHGISPDFATHRAWLPEGRWGLEAAANLDRLPAKGATLVLGAPKHRGGTGGPARVFALV, encoded by the coding sequence ATGTGCGATGCATGCGTGATCGAATCGGTAAAGCAGCAGATGTTGTCGCGACGCGGCTTCTTCCGCGCCACCGCAGTGGGAACAGCGGGCGTTGCAGCCGCCGGGATGGGAATAGCGCCGTCGGCGCTCGCAGCCGGCCATGCCAGCCTCACCGACCTCACCCATGAAGAGTTCCCGACCTTCTTCGGCCAGCAGCAATTCTTCCGCGAGCAGAAATTCAACTATGCCGAACACACGTTCAACCTGTTCGAACTCCGGCTGAACGAACACACCGGCACGCATGTCGACGCGCCGCTGCATTTCTCTGTCGATGGTCTTTCGGTCGCCGAACTGCCGGTCGAGAAGCTCGTCGTGCCGCTCTGCGTCGTCGACATTCGCGAGAAGGCCGCGGCCGACCCGGACGCGCAGGTGACGCCGGACGATATCAAGGCATGGATCGCCACCAACGGCGACATCCCGGAGAACGCCTGCGTCGCCATGCTCTCCGGATGGTCGGCGCATGTGAGTACGGACAAGTTCCGCAACCCGGACAGCGAGGGCAAGCTGCACTTTCCCGGCTTCCATGTCGAAACCGCCAAGTTCCTGCTCGAGGAAACGAAGGCGGCCGGGATCGCCGTCGACACGCTCTCGCTCGATCACGGCATATCGCCAGATTTCGCCACCCACCGCGCTTGGCTGCCGGAGGGCCGCTGGGGGCTGGAGGCTGCTGCCAATCTCGACAGGCTGCCGGCCAAGGGCGCGACGCTCGTTCTCGGCGCGCCGAAGCACCGCGGCGGCACCGGCGGTCCGGCGCGCGTGTTCGCCCTCGTCTAG
- a CDS encoding efflux RND transporter permease subunit — MNIGIGGHHGSSAGGQGGKTGFTALFIRRPIFALVVNMLIVVAGLAAWNGIEIRELPQVDQPVISVTTEFEGASPETIDREVTSVIEGAVSRVQGIKGISSSSSFGRSRVTLEFSDTTDIGQAANDIRDALGRITGQLPDDAEEPRIVKADSDSQPIMRLALTSDTMSMEDMTLLVENEISDRLAAVEGVADVTVYGDQEKIFRIDLNQAKLAGRGVTVANLREALANASYDVPAGSLTSASQDISVRATADLQTPEQFENLILGSNVRLRDVATVTLGPDTGSSALRSNGRQGIGLGIIRQAQSNTVDISEGVRKVVDTISSDILPPGTELKITSDDAVFINGAIHEVEIALGVAVFIVTLVIYLFLLDWRATLIPTISMPIALIGTVAAIYLAGFSINILTLLAIVLATGLVVDDAIVVLENIVRRRAEGLGPRAAAVHGTLEVFFAVLATTATLAAVFVPLSFLPGQTGGLFREFGFVLAFSILLSSFVSLTLCPMLASRMLTSEAHPHQGPMARFGQRAAAFYRVTLRACLNAPLVVFTVAAFFTVAGAAGFMTLKSELTPNEDRSQVMLRINAPQGVSLEYTQAQMRRIEDGLQPLVKSGEITNVFSISGQGGSANSGFMVLTLAPWEQRDRAQQQIVADINKVTATVPSVRASTIQANSLGIRGAGSGLQVALVGNDYTKLGDASAKLVRAMEDTGRFENVRLNYEANQAQLSVTIDRERASDLGVDISALSWAMQAMLDGSSVVDIFVEGEAYPVKLLSSTTPLNDPTDLQNIFVKAGDGRIVPMSSIATVEEKAVAPQLARESQLRAVSLSAGLKSDLALGEALSMVEEMAEPLLPPGSRIMPLAEAATLDENASGLFITFGFAIVIIFLVLAAQFESFVSGLIIMSTVPLGLACAVFAMIMTGNTLNIYSQIGLVMLVGIMAKNGILIVEFANQLRDRGQDVRSAIENAANIRLRPVMMTMIATIVGAVPLVLASGAGAEARIALGWVLVGGLGLAVIVTLYLTPVAYLVIARFTSPHADEERKLHEEMDAAAAFKG, encoded by the coding sequence ATGAACATCGGCATAGGCGGCCACCATGGCAGTTCGGCCGGCGGGCAGGGCGGAAAGACCGGCTTCACCGCGCTCTTCATCCGCCGGCCGATCTTCGCGCTCGTCGTCAACATGCTGATCGTGGTCGCGGGTCTTGCCGCCTGGAACGGCATCGAAATCCGCGAGCTGCCGCAGGTCGACCAACCGGTCATATCGGTCACGACGGAGTTCGAGGGCGCCTCGCCCGAGACGATCGACCGCGAGGTGACCTCGGTCATCGAAGGCGCTGTGTCGCGCGTCCAGGGCATCAAGGGCATCTCCTCTTCGTCGTCGTTCGGCCGCAGCCGCGTGACGCTCGAATTTTCCGACACGACCGACATCGGCCAGGCGGCCAACGATATCCGCGACGCGCTCGGGCGGATCACCGGCCAATTGCCGGATGACGCGGAGGAGCCGCGCATCGTCAAGGCCGATTCCGACAGCCAGCCGATCATGCGTCTGGCGCTGACCTCCGACACCATGTCGATGGAAGACATGACTCTGCTGGTCGAGAACGAGATCAGCGACCGGCTGGCGGCGGTCGAGGGCGTCGCCGATGTCACCGTCTATGGCGACCAGGAGAAGATCTTCCGCATCGACCTCAATCAGGCCAAGCTCGCCGGGCGCGGCGTTACCGTCGCCAATCTGCGCGAGGCGCTTGCCAATGCCTCCTATGATGTGCCTGCCGGGTCGCTGACGAGCGCCAGCCAGGATATTTCGGTGCGCGCGACGGCGGACCTGCAGACGCCCGAGCAGTTCGAGAACCTGATCCTCGGCAGCAATGTCAGGCTTCGCGATGTAGCGACGGTGACCCTTGGCCCGGACACGGGCAGCTCGGCACTGCGCTCCAACGGCCGCCAGGGCATCGGCCTCGGCATCATCCGCCAGGCCCAGTCGAACACCGTCGATATTTCCGAAGGCGTGCGCAAGGTGGTCGATACGATCTCCTCGGACATCCTGCCGCCGGGGACCGAGCTCAAGATCACCAGCGACGATGCGGTGTTCATCAATGGTGCAATCCATGAGGTGGAGATTGCACTCGGCGTCGCCGTCTTCATCGTCACGCTGGTGATCTATCTCTTCCTGCTCGACTGGCGCGCGACGCTGATACCGACGATCAGCATGCCGATCGCCCTGATAGGCACCGTGGCGGCGATCTATCTCGCCGGCTTTTCGATCAACATCCTGACGCTGCTCGCGATCGTGCTTGCGACCGGCCTCGTCGTCGATGACGCGATCGTCGTCTTGGAAAACATCGTGCGCCGCCGGGCGGAGGGGCTGGGTCCCCGCGCGGCCGCCGTGCACGGGACGCTCGAGGTCTTCTTCGCCGTTCTGGCGACCACCGCGACACTGGCGGCCGTCTTCGTGCCGCTTTCCTTCCTGCCGGGGCAGACCGGTGGGCTTTTCCGCGAATTCGGCTTCGTGCTCGCCTTCTCGATCCTGCTCTCCTCCTTCGTTTCGCTGACGCTCTGCCCGATGCTTGCCTCGCGCATGCTGACCAGCGAGGCGCATCCGCACCAGGGTCCGATGGCCCGTTTCGGCCAGCGCGCAGCGGCCTTCTATCGCGTCACGCTCCGGGCCTGCCTCAATGCGCCGCTTGTCGTCTTCACGGTTGCCGCCTTCTTCACTGTGGCCGGGGCGGCGGGCTTCATGACGCTGAAGTCGGAGCTGACGCCGAACGAAGACCGCTCGCAGGTGATGCTGAGGATCAACGCGCCGCAAGGCGTCTCGCTGGAATATACGCAGGCACAGATGCGCCGCATCGAAGATGGCCTGCAGCCGCTGGTCAAATCCGGCGAGATCACCAACGTGTTCTCGATTTCGGGCCAGGGCGGCTCTGCCAATAGCGGCTTCATGGTGCTGACGCTCGCCCCCTGGGAACAGCGTGACCGAGCCCAACAGCAGATCGTCGCCGACATCAACAAGGTGACCGCCACGGTTCCCTCGGTGCGGGCCTCCACCATCCAGGCGAACAGCCTCGGTATTCGAGGTGCGGGCAGTGGTCTCCAGGTGGCCCTGGTCGGCAACGACTACACGAAGCTCGGCGATGCGTCGGCCAAGCTCGTCCGGGCGATGGAAGATACCGGCCGCTTCGAAAACGTGCGGCTGAACTACGAGGCCAACCAGGCGCAATTGTCCGTGACGATCGACCGCGAGCGCGCCTCCGACCTCGGCGTCGACATCAGTGCCCTTTCCTGGGCGATGCAGGCGATGCTCGACGGTAGCAGCGTCGTCGACATCTTCGTCGAGGGCGAGGCCTATCCGGTCAAGCTGCTCTCCTCCACCACGCCGCTCAACGACCCGACCGACCTTCAGAACATCTTCGTCAAGGCCGGCGACGGTCGGATCGTGCCGATGTCGTCGATCGCAACGGTCGAGGAGAAGGCGGTGGCGCCGCAGCTTGCGCGTGAATCCCAGCTTCGCGCCGTTTCGCTGTCGGCCGGCTTGAAATCGGACCTGGCATTGGGCGAGGCGCTGTCGATGGTGGAAGAGATGGCCGAGCCGCTGCTGCCGCCGGGGTCGCGGATCATGCCGCTTGCGGAAGCCGCGACGCTCGACGAGAACGCCAGCGGCCTGTTCATCACCTTCGGCTTTGCGATCGTCATCATTTTCCTGGTGCTGGCGGCGCAGTTCGAAAGCTTCGTCAGTGGCTTGATCATCATGTCGACGGTGCCGCTCGGCCTTGCCTGCGCCGTCTTCGCGATGATCATGACCGGCAACACGCTGAACATCTATAGCCAGATCGGCCTCGTCATGCTTGTCGGCATCATGGCGAAGAACGGCATTCTGATCGTCGAGTTCGCCAACCAGCTGCGTGACCGCGGTCAAGACGTGCGCAGCGCCATCGAGAACGCCGCCAATATCCGCCTCAGGCCGGTCATGATGACGATGATCGCAACAATCGTCGGCGCCGTGCCTTTGGTGCTGGCGAGCGGCGCGGGGGCGGAAGCGCGCATCGCCCTCGGCTGGGTGCTCGTCGGCGGTCTTGGACTTGCGGTGATCGTCACGCTCTATCTGACCCCGGTCGCCTATCTCGTCATCGCCCGCTTCACCAGCCCGCATGCGGACGAGGAGCGCAAGCTGCACGAGGAAATGGATGCGGCGGCGGCGTTCAAAGGTTGA